A single Lactuca sativa cultivar Salinas chromosome 8, Lsat_Salinas_v11, whole genome shotgun sequence DNA region contains:
- the LOC111896052 gene encoding protein NRT1/ PTR FAMILY 4.6 isoform X2 yields the protein MEVEQELDTWEGYVDWKNKPAKRGQHGGMLAAFFVLVVEVMENLAYLANASNLVLYLTEHMHFSPSKAANNVTDFMGTAFLLALLGGFLSDAFFTTYHIYLISALVEFLGLVILTIQARSSWLQPPKCPSNPTTSCQEVHGGQAAMLFLGLYLVALGVGGIKGSLPTHGAEQFDEDSVNGRKQRSTFFNYFVFCLAIGALIAVTFVVWIEDNKGWEWGFGISMLTIFLSIPVFLAGSSFYRNKVPRGSPITTIFKVLVASMLNTCIVRNPSNAIASISPPTSINRGQQTINPTKQSEEPEAPSSSLKFLNRAAMNKPACSFLRCSILQVEEVKIVLKVLPIFGCTIMLNCCLAQLSTFSVQQASTMNTKIGNLKVPPASLPIFPVVFIILLAPVYDHIIVPFARKTTKSEMGISHLQRIGVGLLLSILAMAVAALVEIKRKRIATTSGLDTHEPLPISFLWVAFQYLFLGSADLFTLAGLLEFFFTEAPISMRSLATSLSFASLAMGYYLSTVIVSVVNSATGSSGHPGWLSGDNLNHYNLERFYWLMTALSALNFLHYLFWAHRYKYRSLGVHN from the exons ATG GAAGTGGAACAAGAACTGGATACATGGGAAGGTTATGTGGATTGGAAGAACAAACCTGCTAAAAGAGGTCAACATGGTGGGATGCTTGCTGCCTTCTTTGTGTTAG ttgtgGAGGTGATGGAGAACTTGGCTTATTTAGCAAATGCAAGCAACTTGGTGTTGTACTTGACAGAACACATGCACTTTTCACCTTCAAAAGCAGCAAATAATGTCACAGATTTCATGGGAACTGCTTTTCTTCTTGCTCTTCTTGGTGGCTTCTTATCTGATGCTTTCTTCACAACTTACCACATCTACCTCATAAGTGCACTTGTTGAGTTCCTG GGTCTTGTAATACTAACAATACAAGCTCGCTCATCATGGCTACAACCACCTAAGTGCCCTTCTAACCCGACAACTTCATGCCAAGAAGTCCATGGTGGTCAAGCCGCAATGTTGTTTTTAGGGCTTTATTTAGTGGCACTTGGTGTCGGTGGCATCAAAGGATCATTACCTACACATGGTGCAGAACAATTTGATGAGGACAGTGTTAATGGAAGAAAACAGAGATCAACGTTTTTCAACTATTTTGTGTTTTGTCTCGCTATTGGTGCTCTAATCGCTGTTACTTTCGTTGTTTGGATCGAAGACAACAAAGGATGGGAATGGGGCTTTGGAATCTCTATGTTGACCATTTTTTTGTCGATCCCTGTCTTTTTAGCTGGTTCAAGCTTTTATCGTAACAAGGTTCCCCGTGGAAGCCCTATAACAACTATATTTAAG GTTCTAGTTGCATCGATGTTGAACACTTGCATTGTGAGGAACCCTAGTAACGCCATTGCGAGTATCTCTCCTCCGACATCAATTAACCGTGGACAACAAACGATTAACCCCACAAAGCAATCGGAAGAACCAGAAGCTCCGTCGTCAAGCCTCAAGTTCCTCAACCGGGCGGCGATGAACAAACCGGCTTGCAGTTTCCTTCGATGCTCGATCCTTCAAGTTGAAGAGGTTAAAATTGtcctcaaagtccttccaatcttCGGTTGCACAATTATGCTCAACTGTTGCCTAGCTCAGCTCTCCACTTTCTCCGTCCAACAAGCGTCCACCATGAACACCAAGATCGGTAACCTAAAAGTTCCTCCGGCGTCCCTTCCGATTTTCCCGGTGGTGTTCATAATCTTACTAGCACCGGTTTACGATCACATCATAGTCCCATTCGCCCGGAAAACCACCAAATCGGAAATGGGGATTTCGCATTTACAACGAATTGGAGTCGGGCTACTCCTCTCAATTTTAGCCATGGCTGTAGCAGCTCTAGTTGAGATCAAACGCAAACGGATCGCCACAACATCAGGCCTCGACACTCACGAACCACTACCGATTTCATTTTTATGGGTCGCATTTCAGTATTTGTTTCTGGGATCTGCAGACTTGTTCACGTTGGCTGGATTACTCGAGTTTTTCTTCACCGAAGCTCCGATATCTATGCGATCTTTAGCCACATCGTTGTCGTTCGCGTCGTTAGCTATGGGGTACTACTTGAGTACAGTGATAGTGTCGGTTGTGAATAGCGCCACCGGGAGCTCCGGCCACCCTGGGTGGTTGTCCGGCGACAACTTGAACCATTACAATTTGGAGAGATTTTACTGGCTGATGACTGCGTTGAGTGCACTGAATTTCCTTCATTATTTGTTTTGGGCCCATCGTTATAAGTACAGATCTTTAGGGGTCCATAACTGA
- the LOC111896052 gene encoding protein NRT1/ PTR FAMILY 4.6 isoform X1 — protein MQEVEQELDTWEGYVDWKNKPAKRGQHGGMLAAFFVLVVEVMENLAYLANASNLVLYLTEHMHFSPSKAANNVTDFMGTAFLLALLGGFLSDAFFTTYHIYLISALVEFLGLVILTIQARSSWLQPPKCPSNPTTSCQEVHGGQAAMLFLGLYLVALGVGGIKGSLPTHGAEQFDEDSVNGRKQRSTFFNYFVFCLAIGALIAVTFVVWIEDNKGWEWGFGISMLTIFLSIPVFLAGSSFYRNKVPRGSPITTIFKVLVASMLNTCIVRNPSNAIASISPPTSINRGQQTINPTKQSEEPEAPSSSLKFLNRAAMNKPACSFLRCSILQVEEVKIVLKVLPIFGCTIMLNCCLAQLSTFSVQQASTMNTKIGNLKVPPASLPIFPVVFIILLAPVYDHIIVPFARKTTKSEMGISHLQRIGVGLLLSILAMAVAALVEIKRKRIATTSGLDTHEPLPISFLWVAFQYLFLGSADLFTLAGLLEFFFTEAPISMRSLATSLSFASLAMGYYLSTVIVSVVNSATGSSGHPGWLSGDNLNHYNLERFYWLMTALSALNFLHYLFWAHRYKYRSLGVHN, from the exons ATGCAGGAAGTGGAACAAGAACTGGATACATGGGAAGGTTATGTGGATTGGAAGAACAAACCTGCTAAAAGAGGTCAACATGGTGGGATGCTTGCTGCCTTCTTTGTGTTAG ttgtgGAGGTGATGGAGAACTTGGCTTATTTAGCAAATGCAAGCAACTTGGTGTTGTACTTGACAGAACACATGCACTTTTCACCTTCAAAAGCAGCAAATAATGTCACAGATTTCATGGGAACTGCTTTTCTTCTTGCTCTTCTTGGTGGCTTCTTATCTGATGCTTTCTTCACAACTTACCACATCTACCTCATAAGTGCACTTGTTGAGTTCCTG GGTCTTGTAATACTAACAATACAAGCTCGCTCATCATGGCTACAACCACCTAAGTGCCCTTCTAACCCGACAACTTCATGCCAAGAAGTCCATGGTGGTCAAGCCGCAATGTTGTTTTTAGGGCTTTATTTAGTGGCACTTGGTGTCGGTGGCATCAAAGGATCATTACCTACACATGGTGCAGAACAATTTGATGAGGACAGTGTTAATGGAAGAAAACAGAGATCAACGTTTTTCAACTATTTTGTGTTTTGTCTCGCTATTGGTGCTCTAATCGCTGTTACTTTCGTTGTTTGGATCGAAGACAACAAAGGATGGGAATGGGGCTTTGGAATCTCTATGTTGACCATTTTTTTGTCGATCCCTGTCTTTTTAGCTGGTTCAAGCTTTTATCGTAACAAGGTTCCCCGTGGAAGCCCTATAACAACTATATTTAAG GTTCTAGTTGCATCGATGTTGAACACTTGCATTGTGAGGAACCCTAGTAACGCCATTGCGAGTATCTCTCCTCCGACATCAATTAACCGTGGACAACAAACGATTAACCCCACAAAGCAATCGGAAGAACCAGAAGCTCCGTCGTCAAGCCTCAAGTTCCTCAACCGGGCGGCGATGAACAAACCGGCTTGCAGTTTCCTTCGATGCTCGATCCTTCAAGTTGAAGAGGTTAAAATTGtcctcaaagtccttccaatcttCGGTTGCACAATTATGCTCAACTGTTGCCTAGCTCAGCTCTCCACTTTCTCCGTCCAACAAGCGTCCACCATGAACACCAAGATCGGTAACCTAAAAGTTCCTCCGGCGTCCCTTCCGATTTTCCCGGTGGTGTTCATAATCTTACTAGCACCGGTTTACGATCACATCATAGTCCCATTCGCCCGGAAAACCACCAAATCGGAAATGGGGATTTCGCATTTACAACGAATTGGAGTCGGGCTACTCCTCTCAATTTTAGCCATGGCTGTAGCAGCTCTAGTTGAGATCAAACGCAAACGGATCGCCACAACATCAGGCCTCGACACTCACGAACCACTACCGATTTCATTTTTATGGGTCGCATTTCAGTATTTGTTTCTGGGATCTGCAGACTTGTTCACGTTGGCTGGATTACTCGAGTTTTTCTTCACCGAAGCTCCGATATCTATGCGATCTTTAGCCACATCGTTGTCGTTCGCGTCGTTAGCTATGGGGTACTACTTGAGTACAGTGATAGTGTCGGTTGTGAATAGCGCCACCGGGAGCTCCGGCCACCCTGGGTGGTTGTCCGGCGACAACTTGAACCATTACAATTTGGAGAGATTTTACTGGCTGATGACTGCGTTGAGTGCACTGAATTTCCTTCATTATTTGTTTTGGGCCCATCGTTATAAGTACAGATCTTTAGGGGTCCATAACTGA
- the LOC111896155 gene encoding protein TWIN LOV 1 — MEQQPMGTSIEQSINNRYSIWVREALDELPHSFTITDPLISGHPIVFASREFLKMSGYSREEVIGKNGRMFQGSRTNRRSVMEIREAIREERSIQVSLLNYHKNGTPFWILFHMFPVFSKEDGRVIHFVGVQVPIMPKPRRSGSEFSRIEMNLCENGSGFRDTVLGFCRREVCSDTVAELGRISNLDQILTDDTELHDTACKVSDLEKRRVNTAISNIVSMLTHYSESTGRLVSDKRCCPSNMSLVGASLNISLGRIKQSFVLTDPHKSDFPIVYASDSFLELTGYGRHEVLGRNCRFLSGKETDVSTHLQITNSIQTGKACTVCILNYRKNGSPFWNFLHMSPVRNASGKIAYFVEVQMDLNCGSHENKNLRPEIRQLSVVGAVKVAVRSSGMIATTSDS; from the exons ATGGAGCAACAACCAATGGGTACTTCAATTGAACAATCCATCAATAATCGGTACTCAATTTGGGTCCGAGAAGCTCTTGACGAACTACCCCATAGTTTCACCATAACCGACCCGTTAATTTCGGGTCACCCGATTGTTTTTGCATCAAGGGAGTTCTTGAAAATGTCTGGGTATTCAAGAGAAGAGGTGATTGGAAAGAACGGAAGGATGTTTCAAGGTAGTAGGACTAATAGGAGATCAGTAATGGAGATAAGGGAAGCCATTAGAGAAGAAAGAAGTATACAAGTTAGTTTATTAAATTACCATAAAAATGGGACACCCTTTTGGATTTTGTTCCACATGTTTCCTGTTTTCAGCAAGGAAGATGGAAGAGTGATCCATTTTGTCGGTGTTCAAGTCCCAATTATGCCTAAACCAAGAAGATCCGGGAGTGAATTTTCAAGAATCGAGATGAATTTGTGTGAAAATGGGTCGGGTTTTCGTGATACCGTTCTTGGGTTTTGTAGGAGGGAGGTGTGTTCTGATACGGTGGCCGAATTGGGTCGCATTTCAAATTTGGATCAAATTTTAACCGATGATACag AATTACATGACACTGCGTGCAAGGTGAGTGATTTGGAAAAAAGACGAGTCAACACTGCAATTAGCAACATAGTTTCCATGCTAACACATTACAGTGAGTCAACGGGCAGATTGGTTTCTGATAAAAGATGCTGCCCGAGTAACATGAGCCTTGTTGGGGCATCCTTAAATATATCTCTTGGTAGAATAAAACAAAGCTTTGTCTT GACGGATCCACATAAATCCGATTTCCCAATCGTGTACGCGAGTGACTCCTTCCTAGAACTAACAG gATATGGTAGACATGAAGTATTGGGGCGAAATTGCAGATTTTTAAGCGGGAAGGAAACGGATGTCTCAACTCATTTACAG ATTACAAATAGCATTCAAACAGGAAAAGCCTGTACTGTATGCATCCTAAATTACAG AAAAAACGGGAGCCCATTTTGGAACTTTTTGCACATGTCTCCCGTACGGAATGCCTCAGGCAAG ATAGCATATTTTGTGGAGGTTCAGATGGATTTGAACTGTGGAAGCCATGAAAACAAGAATCTACGCCCGGAGATCAGGCAACTTAGTGTGGTGGGTGCTGTGAAAGTTGCAGTGAGGAGCTCAGGGATGATTGCCACAACTTCTGATTCGTGA